DNA from Cynocephalus volans isolate mCynVol1 chromosome 2, mCynVol1.pri, whole genome shotgun sequence:
TCTTCTCCTAAACAGGAAAATTATGAAATTGACAGAGATATCTCAGTCACTTCCAGGGAAAGGGCAGAACCATGATTGGCCTGCACTTCAATCCATCCTTGGGACAGAGGCTTGTCTCTGCCTTGTCCTGTGCCTCTTGGAAGGGATTCAGGCCAGGGAATAAACCTGGAGGTTCTGTGAGTCTTGTGAACTTTGTTTTATCCAGTAATGGTGGGGCCAGCCTCCTCTGCTCTGCTGAACTGCTGCACAggccttttctcctttcttgttgTAAGGCATGGATAAGACCCATTCTCCTTACATTGTCATCAGTCAAGTGTTTCACATCCATGTGTATGTTCCTCTGAAGGAAATTCTTCACCACAGTGATTACTGAACCTTGGGAGGTATCTCTGGTCAATTTCCCTGCTACTGATCCCAACTTTTTTCAGGACCCTGGATCCCAAGTATTTTGAGGCTCTTTCCTACTCCTGGGGCCTTAACCTCTTCTGTAGCACAGTCCATGGcagtttttgttttcagtgaGTCTCCCTTTCTCAACTCTAGAGGGAAAGATGACACACTGGTCTTCATTGTTCTTTAATTCATAAGAGAACATTTGCTCTTCTGCATGGTGTGGCCTGTCACATTGTCCTTCCTTCTGGGGAGAGCATGGACATTGTTAAAAGGGGTTCTCTAATCTTATTGGCGGTGCGTTGGGAGGTAGGTATGGGAAAATAAAGTGGGTAATATGGCTGCTTAGGGAAGATGAAGCTCCCTCGGTAGGGTCTGGGCTGCTTCACCTCTTTTTTAGGGGCTGAAATCAGTCTGTTGATGTGTATGAGGATGTTTCCACATCAATGTGTTCTTCCCTGTTGCACACAGATGTTGTCGTCTTGATTTCGTTCTTCTTCCCTTTCCCGTTCCTTTTGTTCTTTAGCCGGGCTAAGGCAAGATGGCAGGTGCGGCAGCTACAGCCCTCATGGACCCCGTGCTCCACGTGCACCTCCAGGACCTCCAAACTGGGGTAGGACCAGCAGCAGGCCATGCACTTGAAGCCACTGTCCAGCATCTCCGGTGTCCTGGCCCTGGAACTCTCCTCCGGAGCTGGAGGCTCTGCTGGGCTGTcagcctcctcctttctttcctcttgggCTTTGCTGTCCACGCTGCACTCACTGTCAGTGAAGAGTTCCTTTGTAGACGTGTCAGAGATGGTGGTTTTTGTACTGATATTCTCAGGAAAGGTCATTTCTTCTACTCTTGTCTTCTTTTGTGGGGGCTCCAGTCCTTCCTCTGTATCTGACAAGACAGCCACACCCCTTTTTGTTGGGACATGCACGTAGtaaattttcatggcccttttcttttccttatgttCTGAGGACATAAAGGGCATATTGGTTAAGTAGGAATGAACAGAGATATGTGGTAAGGGGGAGTAAGTCTCCCTTTGCTCCAAATCCTGGGGTTGAGACATCTCAGAGGATCCAAGGCAGGAGACATCTTGAGGTAATTGATGGATTcctaggaaataaaattttaaacataagaaaACTTCAATAAGTATGTGTGAAATCTGCAGCAGTTAAGATGGCCATGAGAATATCCCATGCAGGGACATGGGGAACAGAAGCGCATGCATCTATCTCAGAATTCTGCATGTGCTACATGCTATTTGAGGTGTGAACTCAGTGCACCTATGTAGAGAACGAGTGTGTGGTGTGTCTCATGGAGTTGTGTGTATGTTCTGGAACATATCTGGGGAGTGTTTCCAGTGCTGGTAAGAGGGAATGGTGATGAGCATGTGTAAGTGTCATGGGGTGTGACAGGACATGTGGACAAGTGCAGGAGTGGTGCATGCTCCTGTCAGGATGTGCTGCTCTGTGAGGTGCTGAAGGCCTTGTGGATAGAGTGACATGGGTGAGAAGCACTACATGAAAGTGCCTTCTGTTCAGGGCATATGGGTTTTCTAGAGCCTGGTCTAGCATGGGGGAGTTAAAACAGGTTGTCTGTGTGAGGGAATGTGAAGTATTTATAGGATTAGCGTATAAAGGGGTGAGTGTGAGAATGATTGGGGGCAGGAATGAGGAGCTGAGGGTGTACCTCTGTAACCCTACTGGAGAATGAGAAAGATGGAGAGTGAAGGGATGTGTATTTGACAGAATAAGTAAAAGGAGAAACGGGCCATACTCGGTATGAAGaagtgtgtgtgagtatgtgtgtgagCTTGAGTCTGTGCCAATCTGAGGCAGAAGGTTCTGGTTGAGTTCCCGTGCACTTGTCAGCCCTGCCTGCTGTCTCACCCACAGCTGTCCCAGTGTTCACATGTGGGAAGTTTGTGCCGAGGACCTTTGTCTTATTCTTGAAGGCACATTCCCTCTGTATTTGTCCCTCCTCAGAGGCTTCAGTCCTAGTTTCTCTGCCCCAAAGctctttcctgtttttaaggggaAAGTGAAGTAGGAGTTGGGCTGAGCAGCTCAGGGCATCTCCTGCCCAAGCCCAGATCCCACCTTTGCCTCTCCCTCACAGTCCTCATCAACAAGAATGAGCTCACTTGCCGAGGAGACACAGGATAAATGCTCAGAAGCAGCGGAATTTTCTCCTGCTTCCTGATCCTGGGCTGGGACCACCACACTTATCTCAGGAGCATTCTCTTGAGACTTGCAGGATTCTGtggaataaagtttaaaaatcagaaaatgatgTTGAGATATAGATAATCTGGGGTCTTTGTACATTGACAAAAAGATATGTTAAGTGGATATATTGTGTAGGGCATCATGACTGCCCAAGGGACTTGCTTTCACAGAAATTTAGGGGACTTTCCcattcaaaaatccaaaataaaagtgaataacagttattaaaaatgtgtgtgtggtggaTGTCAGTGGGATTGGATATCTTGTATGTGATATTTTTGGAGATGTGTACAGAATACTGGAAACCATGAACCTTGCCTAAAATGCAATATGCAGTAACTAAAGTTTAGCTGTTATCATTATTGGCTCAATTTTCTTCATGGGTAATTATGCAAATAAGGGATATGAAGTGCAAATTTGTAAAGAATTATGTATgtgcatctatttatttatactgATATCTACACTGATagaaaggtatatatatatagagagagaggtGCAGATATAAATAGTTAGATGGTAGTTAGATAGTTAGATATACAGatgcaaagataaaaattttttgaagtctCCCTAGAAAAGGGGCCTGATGCTAGAGGTGTTCAAATGAAGAGTTCACAGACTTGCTCCAGACTCCTCTTTTGGAAATATGCTTCTGATTTCACTTGGGTTTCTAATCTTCCCGTCCGTATCATTTAGGAGCCTTttccaaaggagaaagagaacatGGTACATTTCTGCCCATTGATTGGAAACAGAGACTCTGGGAAGTCCTTGAGAGAAGGGGTTGCTGAGCCAAGGAGCTTAGCTCCAATTCTAGGTCATTATTCTGTCCCCTTTCTACATGATTCCTTCTTAGCTTCCCACCTTCTCTACCCCCATACCATTGTAATCAAGCTTGTCTTCAAAAGAGGCAGAGGATAAGTATTTTGAGTCTGAGTCCTCTGCTGTCTGGCTGTGGGCCTGGGTCAACCCAGAGGGTCCAGGCTGTAGAGTGTTTTCATCTGAGTCTATGATTcctgggaaagagagggaaaatcaGATATGTGGTACTTTT
Protein-coding regions in this window:
- the LOC134370504 gene encoding protein FAM170A-like, giving the protein MHAGSGLHVSTSAAAAGTRAVAHRQVAHAGIIDSDENTLQPGPSGLTQAHSQTAEDSDSKYLSSASFEDKLDYNESCKSQENAPEISVVVPAQDQEAGENSAASEHLSCVSSARIHQLPQDVSCLGSSEMSQPQDLEQRETYSPLPHISVHSYLTNMPFMSSEHKEKKRAMKIYYVHVPTKRGVAVLSDTEEGLEPPQKKTRVEEMTFPENISTKTTISDTSTKELFTDSECSVDSKAQEERKEEADSPAEPPAPEESSRARTPEMLDSGFKCMACCWSYPSLEVLEVHVEHGVHEGCSCRTCHLALARLKNKRNGKGKKNEIKTTTSVCNREEHIDVETSSYTSTD